One stretch of Chelonia mydas isolate rCheMyd1 chromosome 17, rCheMyd1.pri.v2, whole genome shotgun sequence DNA includes these proteins:
- the SMYD4 gene encoding SET and MYND domain-containing protein 4 isoform X2, whose product MDLPAEQWKAYARRRWASLEPGLREQLSLAVPPGDTFLLCLPLFRAADEDFLRRLALGNGVGKDPRAALFYKQEGNKRFQNREYAAARILYSKAVSHNSPEMSLCYANRSAALFHLGQFEDCLEDIDRAQAQGYPDRLQPKILLRKTECLLLLGRLQEAAGVISKVESKIAMDQSLTSTTRQILLRKISQLKVKAHEKESSPLSVPEALSKTQKDLEFWEENGKISSASSSVSLNFNSCKGRHLVATKDILPGENLVKEEAFVSVLSPGKGLLLQDSAETTWDTRVTNGDLHCHRCLKQLLASVPCGGCSYAKYCSKKCAQLAWEHYHSTECPLGALLLTLGVFSHVALRTVLVAGFAEVSSLVKQFHGDDKELYKTEARGKSLDETRDSTAGMEDLSEKAKPLIPGCEDDGQYQGSYQAVFNLLTHAEKHSPEHKFLCSLSIIAICKKLLDTNLTIFSQESCESQSKLKAHVKLSAELSPELKILGEAMLRHMLQLQCNAQAVTAIRESESGDSIVADSEEVRLATALFPVTSLLNHSCDPNTSVTFSGTAVTIRASQPVPRGQEIFHCYGPHRCRMRAAERRQRLLCQYFFECQCQACLDELGSDVTGIVATTDIFCCSSCHASMQGEDVLRCSSGACTLLVGRDYLLHQLWDLQLQVKTALGLLQDNQPNQAVELLMRCRMDAENFLSAEHMLVGEIEDHLAQGYATLGKWQEAARHLQRSIQIVETRHGPSSVETGLQCLKLCAQFKEQRRFCLCTVALRMPRSRNCRR is encoded by the exons ATGGATCTGCCCGCGGAGCAGTGGAAGGCGTACGCCCGTCGGAGGTGGGCCTCGCTGGAGCCCGGCCTGCGGGAGCAGCTCTCCCTGGCCGTGCCGCCTGGGGACaccttcctcctctgcctgcccctcTTCCG AGCCGCGGACGAGGACTTTTTGCGCAGGCTGGCGCTCGGTAACGGGGTGGGAAAGGATCCGAGAGCTGCGCTTTTCTACAAGCAGGAGGGGAACAAGAGGTTTCAGAACAGGGAATACGCGGCTGCACGGATCCTCTACTCCAAG GCAGTGTCCCACAACAGCCCAGAAATGTCATTGTGTTATGCCAATCGCTCTGCAGCCCTCTTTCACTTGGGTCAGTTTGAG GATTGTCTGGAAGACATTGACAGGGCTCAAGCCCAGGGCTATCCAGACAGATTGCAGCCTAAGATTTTGCTGCGGAAAACTGAGTGTCTGCTTCTTCTGGGAAGATTACAGGAGGCAGCAGGGGTCATCAGCAAGGTGGAGAGTAAAATAGCTATGGATCAGAGTCTGACTAGTACCACACGCCAGATTTTGCTAAGAAAAATCAGCCAACTTAAAGTGAAAGCACATGAGAAGGAGAGTAGCCCACTATCGGTGCCGGAAGCACTCAGCAAAACTCAAAAGGACTTGGAATTCTGGGAAGAAAATGGTAAAATTTCAAGTGCATCTTCATCTGTGAGCTTGAACTTTAACTCCTGCAAAGGCCGTCATCTGGTTGCCACCAAAGACATTCTGCCAGGGGAGAACTTGGTGAAAGAGGAGGCCTTTGTAAGTGTGCTCAGCCCAGGGAAGGGTCTGTTGCTCCAGGACAGTGCTGAAACAACATGGGATACTAGGGTAACTAATGGGGACCTCCACTGTCATCGCTGCTTGAAGCAGCTCTTGGCTTCAGTGCCCTGCGGGGGGTGTAGCTATGCCAAGTACTGCAGCAAGAAGTGTGCACAGCTGGCATGGGAGCACTATCACAGTACAGAGTGCCCATTAGGGGCACTGCTGCTCACACTAGGGGTCTTCTCCCATGTTGCCTTAAGGACTGTCCTAGTGGCTGGATTTGCAGAGGTTAGCAGCTTAGTGAAGCAGTTTCATGGAGATGACAAGGAACTTTACAAGACTGAAGCCAGAGGTAAGAGTCTGGATGAGACACGAGATTCCACAGCTGGCATGGAGGATCTCTCTGAGAAAGCAAAGCCTTTGATTCCTGGTTGTGAGGATGATGGACAGTACCAGGGTTCTTACCAAGCTGTCTTCAACCTTTTGACCCATGCTGAAAAGCACAGCCCTGAACACAAGTTCCTTTGCAGCCTGAGCATAATAGCCATATGCAAGAAACTGCTCGACACAAATCTGACCATTTTTAGTCAGGAGTCATGTGAGAGCCAGTCCAAACTGAAAGCACATGTGAAGTTGTCTGCTGAATTGTCTCCGGAGCTGAAGATTCTGGGAGAAGCAATGCTGAGGCATATGTTGCAGCTGCAATGTAATGCTCAAGCAGTGACTGCAATCCGGGAGTCAG AGTCCGGAGACAGCATTGTTGCAGATAGCGAGGAGGTGCGCCTGGCCACAGCCCTCTTCCCTGTCACCAGCCTCCTGAACCATTCCTGTGACCCTAATACTAGcgtgactttcagtgggactgctgtCACAATCAGGGCATCGCAGCCAGTCCCAAGAGGGCAAGAGATTTTCCATTGCTATG GGCCTCACCGATGCAGAATGAGGGCTGCTGAGAGGCGGCAACGGCTCCTTTGTCAGTATTTCTTTGAGTGTCAATGCCAGGCCTGCCTGGATGAGTTGGGGTCTGATGTCACAGGCATAGTAGCCACAACGGATATATTCTGCTGTTCCAGCTGCCATGCTTCAATGCAG GGGGAAGATGTGCTTCGTTGTTCCAGTGGTGCTTGTACACTCTTGGTTGGCAGGGATTACCTCCTACACCAGTTATGGGACCTTCAGCTGCAAGTTAAAACAGCACTGGGACTTCTCCAAGACAACCAGCCCA ATCAGGCTGTTGAGCTGCTGATGAGGTGCCGGATGGATGCGGAGAACTTCCTGTCTGCAGAGCACATGCTGGTGGGCGAGATTGAGGATCACCTGGCACAGGGTTATGCCACGCTTG GAAAGTGGCAGGAAGCAGCGAGGCACCTGCAGCGCAGCATTCAAATTGTGGAAACTCGCCATGGACCGTCCAGTGTGGAAACAG GTTTGCAGTGTCTGAAGCTCTGTGCACAATTCAAAGAGCAGAGACGGTTTTGTCTGTGCACTGTGGCCCTCAGAATGCCCAGGTCCAGGAACTGCAGGAGATGA